One Camelina sativa cultivar DH55 chromosome 3, Cs, whole genome shotgun sequence genomic window carries:
- the LOC104766599 gene encoding recQ-mediated genome instability protein 2-like gives MDYSLAAVKMLCSQLRDAKPTPSQNATALGGVLFQRAWFQGVLVSVSGGGDDRMILDDGTGLVELGLSSKFALCQWKSGMYVMVVGVYHIRTGEIPLLKVHKMVELSGSPDREAMWYLEVMDAYRLFYEPLIQEFS, from the exons ATGGACTACAGCTTAGCGGCGGTGAAGATGCTTTGCTCCCAGCTCCGGGACGCTAAACCGACACCTTCTCAGAACGCCACCGCCCTAGGCGGTGTACTTTTTCAACGTGCTTGGTTTCAG GGCGTTTTGGTCTCCGTTTCCGGCGGTGGAGATGACCGTATGATCCTTGATGATGGAACCGGACTCGTCGAGCTCGGCCTATCGAGCAAATTTGCCCTCTGTCAATGGAAATCAGGAATGTACGTGATGGTTGTTGGTGTCTACCATATCCGTACTGGGGAGATACCTCTACTTAAG GTTCATAAGATGGTTGAGCTGTCTGGAAGCCCAGATCGTGAAGCCATGTGGTATTTAGAAGTCATGGACGCATACAGACTGTTCTATGAGCCCTTGATCCAAGAGTTCTCTTGA
- the LOC104766632 gene encoding aluminum-activated malate transporter 1-like (The RefSeq protein has 3 substitutions compared to this genomic sequence) → MERVRDTVKEGMRVGNEDPRRIIHAFKVGLALVLVSSFYYYQPFGPFTDYFGINAMWAVMTVVVVFEFSVGATLGKGLNRGVATIVAGGLGIGAHQLARFSGATVEPILLVMLVFVQAALSTFVRFFPWVKKKFDYAILIFILTFALISLSGFRDEEILDLAESRISTVVIGGLSCVFISIFVCPVWAGQDLHSLLASNFDTLAHFLQDFGDEYFEARVEAGDYKVVEKRGRNLDRFKSVLDSKSEEEALANYAEWEPPHGKFRFRHPWKQYLAVGALLRQCAYRIDALDSYINSDFQIPMDIKKKLEEPLRRMSSESGKSMKEVSISLKKMIKSSSSDVHVLNSQSACKALSTLLKSGILNDVEPLQMISLLTAVSLLIDIVNLTEKISESLHELASAARFKNMMRPTVYSDSKSIGRAMPKESHAGDHVVTVLHDVDTSSNNADNSLGESSQNPCHHIAINIVDDYSNHEDGEIHIHTSLLEDVKRNDRLH, encoded by the exons ATGGAGAGAGTGAGAGATACAGTGAAAGAAGGGATGAGAGTAGGGAATGAAGACCCAAGAAGAATAATTCATGCTTTCAAAGTGGGACTTGCACTTGTTTTGGTCTCTTCCTTCTATTATTACCAACCTTTCGGTCCTTTCACCGATTATTTCGGTATCAATGCAATGTGGGCTGTCATGACCGTCGTAGTTGTCTTTGAATTCTCTGTTG GGGCCACACTTGGGAAAGGACTAAATAGAGGAGTGGCAACAATAGTAGCAGGAGGACTAGGAATTGGAGCTCATCAACTAGCAAGATTTTCGGGTACAACAGTAGAACCTATTCTTTTGGTCATGTTGGTCTTTGTGCAAG CTGCGTTGTCGACGTTCGTGAGGTTCTTCCCATGGGTGAAGAAAAAATTCGATTATGCGATATTGATATTCATATTGACGTTCGCGCTTATATCGTTATCGGGGTTTAGGGACGAAGAGATATTGGATTTGGCCGAAAGCAGAATATCGACAGTGGTGATTGGAGGACTAAGTTGCGTCTTTATCTCTATCTTTGTCTGTCCTGTCTGGGCTGGACAAGATCTTCATTCTCTCCTTGCCTCTAACTTTGACACTCTCGCCCACTTccttcaag ATTTTGGGGACGAATATTTTGAAGCGAGAGTGGAGGCCGGGGACTACAAAGTGGTGGAGAAGAGGGGAAGGAATCTTGATAGATTTAAAAGTGTTCTTGACTCAAAAAGCGAAGAAGAAGCGTTG gctAATTACGCAGAATGGGAACCGCCTCATGGCAAATTTAGGTTTAGGCATCCATGGAAACAATATCTTGCCGTTGGTGCATTACTCCGTCAGTGTGCCTACAGAATTGATGCCTTGGATTCATACATCAACTCAGATTTTCAG ATCCCAATGgacataaaaaagaaattagaagaacCACTAAGAAGAATGAGCTCGGAGTCGGGAAAATCAATGAAAGAAGTGTCCATTTcattaaagaaaatgataaaatcatcttcttctgatgTCCATGTCTTGAACTCACAATCTGCCTGCAAAGCTCTTTCTACTTTACTAAAATCAGGCATCTTGAACGATGTTGAGCCTCTTCAAATGATTTCACTGCTGACAGCAGTCTCCCTGCTCATAGATATTGTAAATTTAACCGAAAAAATCTCAGAGTCCTTACATGAGCTTGCATCCGCTGCAAGATTTAAGAACATGATGAGGCCGACCGTATACTCGGATTCCAAAAGCATTGGTCGTGCCATGCCAAAAGAATCTCATGCAGGTGATCATGTTGTCACAGTTTTGCATGATGTTGATACATCAAGCAATAATGCTGATAATTCGCTTGGAGAGAGTTCACAGAACTCATGTCATCACATCGCCATAAATATTGTTGATGATCATTCAAACCATGAAGATGGTGAAATACATATACATACGAGTTTGTTAGAAGATGTGAAAAGGAATGACCGTCTTCACTGA
- the LOC104766609 gene encoding GTPase LSG1-2: MGKSEKTSLGRSLVKHHNHMIQESKDKGKYYKNLQKKVLESVTEVSDIDAILEQAEEAERLYTINHSSSTPLSINLDTNSSSSVIAAEEWREQQKIEEALHASSLQVPRRPPWSPEMSVEELDANEKQAFLNWRRMLVSLEENEKLVLTPFEKNLDIWRQLWRVLERSDLIVMVVDARDPLFYRCPDLEAYAQEIDEHKKIMLLVNKADLLPTDVRQKWAEYFRLNNILFVFWSAIAATATLEGKVLKEQWRQPENLQETDNPDIMIYGRDELLSRLQSEAQEIVKVRNSRAALSQSWTIECQRDQAVVGFVGYPNVGKSSTINALVGQKRTGVTSTPGKTKHFQTLIISDELMLCDCPGLVFPSFSSSRYEMIARGVLPIDRMTEHREAIQVVADKVPRRVIESVYNISLPKPKTYERQSRPPHAAELLRSYCASRSYVASSGLPDETKAARLILKDYIGGKLPHYAMPPEMTKGDEPDIEDDQELGDILEGSESEDSAVGDETESEQVPGIDDVLDDLSSFDLANGLKPSKKETAKKQTASHKQHKKPQRKKDRTWRVQNTEDGDGMPVVKVFQKPANTGPLMMR; encoded by the exons ATGGGGAAGAGCGAGAAGACGTCGCTTGGGCGATCGCTGGTGAAGCACCACAATCATATGATTCAGGAATCGAAAGACAAAGGCAAGTACTACAAGAATCTTCAGAAGAAAGTTCTCGAATCTGTCACGGAGGTTAGCGACATCGACGCCATCCTTGAGCAGGCTGAGGAGGCTGAGCGTCTTTACACCATTAATCATAGCTCCTCCACTCCTTTGTCCATCAATCT AGACACAAATTCCAGTTCAAGTGTTATAGCAGCTGAAGAATGGAGAGAGCAACAGAAGATAGAGGAGGCTTTACACGCCAGTAGTCTTCAAGTGCCTCGAAG ACCTCCGTGGTCACCCGAAATGTCAGTGGAAGAACTTGATGCTAATGAGAAACAAGCTTTTCTAAATTGGCGCCGGATGCTTGTCAG CCTTGAGGAAAATGAAAAGCTTGTGCTGACTCCATTCGAAAAGAACCTTGACATCTGGAGACAGCTTTGGCGAGTGCTTGAACGCAGTGATTTG attgttatggTAGTTGATGCTAGAGATCCTCTGTTTTACCGCTGCCCTGATCTTGAG GCATATGCTCAAGAAATTGATGAgcataaaaaaattatgcttcTAGTTAACAAGGCGGACCTTTTACCTACTGATGTCAG GCAGAAATGGGCAGAATATTTCCGCCTTAACAACATCCTGTTTGTTTTCTGGTCAGCCATAGCTGCTACAGCTACCCTAGAAGGTAAAGTCTTGAAAGAGCAATGGAGACAACCCGAGAACTTACAAGAGACAGATAATCCAGACATTATGATATATGGCAGGGACGAGCTCTTGAGTCGATTACAATCTGAGGCTCAAGAGATTGTCAAAGTAAGGAACTCTAGAGCAGCATTATCGCAGTCATGGACTATTGAATGTCAACGTGATCAAGCCGTGGTTGGATTTGTTGGGTACCCAAATGTAGGAAAGAGTTCTACAATCAACGCATTGGTGGGTCAGAAGCGAACAGGTGTCACCTCTACCCCGGGGAAAACAAAGCATTTCCAGACTTTGATAATCTCTGATGAGCTTATGCTATGCGATTGCCCTGGTTTAGTCTTCCCTTCGTTCTCAAGCTCGAGGTATGAAATGATTGCTCGTGGTGTACTTCCGATTGACCGGATGACGGAGCACCGTGAAGCTATTCAGGTGGTGGCAGACAAGGTCCCTCGCCGTGTCATTGAGAGCGTCTACAACATATCTCTTCCTAAACCAAAAACCTATGAGCGTCAGTCCCGCCCGCCTCATGCTGCAGAGCTTTTAAGAAGTTACTGTGCTTCTCGTAGCTATGTTGCCTCTAGTGGATTACCTGATGAAACGAAAGCTGCTAGGCTGATTCTGAAAGATTACATTGGAGGTAAGCTGCCACATTATGCAATGCCACCTGAGATGACCAAAGGTGATGAACCAGATATAGAGGACGATCAAGAGCTCGGCGATATTCTCGAAGGTTCAGAGTCGGAAGACTCTGCAGTAGGAGATGAGACAGAGAGCGAGCAAGTTCCTGGTATTGATGATGTGCTAGATGATCTGAGCTCGTTTGATCTTGCAAATGGGCTTAAGCCTTCGAAGAAAGAGACAGCGAAGAAGCAAACCGCGTCACACAAACAGCACAAAAAGCCACAGAGGAAAAAAGATCGGACTTGGAGGGTGCAAAACACAGAAGATGGAGATGGAATGCCTGTTGTTAAAGTATTCCAGAAACCGGCTAACACAGGCCCTCTCATGATGCGGTGA
- the LOC104766573 gene encoding mRNA-decapping enzyme-like protein: MSQNGKLIPNLDQNSTRLLNLTVLQRIDPYIEEILITAAHVTFYEFNIDLSQWSRKDVEGSLFVVKRSTQPRFQFIVMNRRNTDNLVENLLGDFEYEVQGPYLLYRNASQEVNGIWFYNKRECEEVATLFSRILSAYSKVNQKPKTPSSKSEFEELEAVPTMAVMDGPLEPSSTARDAPDDPAFVNFFSSGMALGNAASGSASGAPYQSSPIPHQPHQPTISPPVAPAAPSQIKSPPPLPSSSPLMPLFDNNPDLNSSNSNVTDLVTPASFFGPPRMMAQPHLIPGSSMPTAPPLNPNNATHQQRSYGTPVLQPFPPPTPPLSLAPAPTGPVITRDTVKEALLSLFQNNEFIDMVTRALQNAHQS, encoded by the exons ATGTCTCAGAACGGGAAGCTGATCCCAAATCTGGACCAGAACAGTACGAGGCTCCTCAATCTCACAGTTCTCCAGCGAATCGATCCATACATCGAGGAAATCCTCATCACAGCCGCTCATGTCACTTTCTATGAATTCAACATTGATCTCAGTCAATGG AGTCGTAAGGATGTTGAAGGATCTTTGTTTGTTGTCAAAAG GAGCACACAACCTCGATTTCAGTTTATTGTGATGAATCGTCGGAATACAG ATAATCTGGTGGAGAATCTCCTGGGAGATTTTGAGTATGAAGTCCAAGGTCCTTATTTACTTTACCGTAATGCATCTCAAGAAGTTAATGGCATTTGGTTTTACAATAAACGTGAATGCGAGGAGGTAGCAACTCTTTTCAGCAG AATACTGAGTGCATATTCCAAGGTTAACCAGAAGCCGAAGACCCCATCTTCAAAAAG TGAGTTTGAGGAATTGGAAGCTGTGCCGACGATGGCAGTTATGGATGGTCCTCTTGAACCGTCTTCAACTGCTAGGGATGCCCCTGATGATCCTGCTTTCGTCAACTTCTTTAGC TCAGGAATGGCTCTTGGGAACGCTGCGAGTGGGTCAGCAAGTGGAGCACCTTACCAATCATCACCGATTCCTCACCAACCTCACCAACCCACCATTTCTCCTCCTGTAGCGCCAGCAGCACCTTCACAGATAAAATCACCACCGCCTCTACCATCCTCCTCTCCTCTGATGCCTCTCTTCGACAACAACCCCGATCTTAACAGCAGCAACTCCAACGTTACCGATTTAGTGACGCCAGCCTCTTTCTTTGGACCCCCGCGAATGATGGCACAACCGCACCTCATTCCTGGTTCGTCTATGCCCACTGCTCCTCCTCTCAACCCTAATAATGCAACTCACCAGCAGCGGTCATATGGTACTCCGGTGCTCCAGCCTTTCCCACCACCAACTCCACCACTATCACTCGCTCCTGCACCCACTGGCCCGGTTATCACCAGAGACACAGTGAAAGAAGCCCTTTTATCCCTGTTTCAG AATAATGAATTCATCGATATGGTGACCCGAGCTTTACAAAATGCACATCAGTCATGA
- the LOC104766617 gene encoding RINT1-like protein MAG2L, producing the protein MEQQHPLPLSFVLPNPTDLPSLALVFLDGNFEDLRDLLLRSSSLVSNLNHDCSDLNDRLLHLRTDLTKHAVSWISTSLSAKVSLEDLRFKLESLLCLPTDSVGKQTNWELQQLVEELCRIQNQRKYFVTALKLESLVGDLEDSVFHPIRSHKGSTLQDLAVKHKRFSHAIKTMNEIELMLGDITRHHSQWRHLVDSVDCRADKSLSVIRPQVIAEHRAFLSSLGWPPKLATSKVEHGEVANIPNPLLLMQGGQKESYSQSFLLLCGLQQLNTKKEKRKELHMPKENSNVGLWATDELVKPVASRMEYHFMQWAEQPEFIFEIVYKVTRDFADGVDDFLQPLIDRAMLVSCSAKEAWVSAMVQMLSGFLEKKVFPKLIDTFKEKHMKSEAISSWFHLVDQMVTFDKRMQSFVNSDTCLSYEGSSTAFSQDISVMGLFCKKPEWLKTWGKIELKDAYRKTKEDIKNERAWLVDSERTRLGNESTSRSAKYVLSTREDYKAPIVADSFLNRTWRLIDHGLSLPAILPRIQFIRATATKFLWCIFKFMLLEFKKIDLSYYSLFEDTLIQACGPINAARYLESKLREWSDDLVFVEMWAAESSAKVDRKPEASCQGCFFGEELKGLVELETNWLMEIITVFLHQFDNLCSDNFNINTVLWEENVITGSSNLTVSQGVAEALDNLRRHLCVLQLNMNPKDFLDLWRNLAEGLDHYVSRKFSSGEPVLRRKRLDRFEVDAEALLTVLQPYCVRPGAFFPRVREILRLLRMHEEEKARLRGALSRNGGNSCLRLFGISNLSAQLVEQFCRCY; encoded by the exons ATGGAACAACAACATCCACTTCCACTGTCGTTCGTCTTGCCAAACCCGACAGACCTTCCGAGCCTCGCACTAGTCTTTCTTGACGGCAATTTCGAGGACCTTCGAGATCTGCTCCTCCGCTCTTCAAGTCTAGTGTCAAATTTAAACCACGACTGTTCTGATCTAAACGACCGACTCCTCCACCTCCGTACGGATCTCACCAAACACGCCGTTTCATGGATCTCAACCTCGCTTTCCGCCAAAGTTTCACTCGAAGATTTGAGATTTAAACTGGAGAGCCTCCTCTGTCTCC cTACGGATTCTGTTGGAAAGCAAACGAATTGGGAGTTACAGCAACTTGTGGAAGAGCTATGTCGAATACAGAATCAGCGTAAATATTTCG tgacTGCCTTAAAATTGGAAAGTCTGGTTGGGGATCTTGAAGATTCAGTGTTTCATCCTATAAGAAGCCACAAAGGAAGTACGCTTCAA GATCTTGCAGTCAAGCATAAGAGGTTCAGTCATGCTATTAAGACCATGAATGAGATTGAACTAATGCTTGGTGATATTACAAGGCATCACTCGCAGTGGCGCCACCTTGTTGATTCTGTTGATTGTAGAGCGGATAAAAGTTTGTCCGTTATACGCCCTCAGGTTATCGCAGAGCACAGAGCTTTTCTCTCATCTCTTGGCTGGCCACCGAAACTGGCAACATCTAAAGTCGAGCATGGAGAGGTTGCTAATATCCCTAATCCTCTACTCTTGATGCAAGGAGGTCAAAAGGAGTCTTATTCCCAAAGCTTTTTACTCCTCTGTGGTTTACAGCAACTTAATACcaagaaggaaaaaaggaaGGAGCTTCATATGCCTAAAGAAAATAGTAATGTTGGACTTTGGGCTACTGATGAACTGGTGAAACCAGTTGCATCTCGGATGGAGTATCATTTCATGCAATGGGCTGAACAACCTGagtttatttttgaaattgtcTACAAAGTTACAAGAGACTTTGCTGATGGGGTGGATGATTTCTTACAGCCTTTGATTGACAGAGCCATGTTAGTAAGCTGTAGTGCTAAAGAAGCTTGGGTTTCAGCGATGGTCCAGATGCTATCTGGCTTCTTAGAGAAAAAGGTTTTTCCTAAGCTTATAGATACGTTCAAGGAGAAGCACATGAAATCTGAAGCCATATCATCGTGGTTCCACCTTGTCGATCAGATGGTTACATTTGATAAACGAATGCAGTCATTTGTGAATTCAGATACTTGTCTTTCTTATGAAGGCTCTTCGACAGCGTTTTCTCAAGATATATCAGTAATGGGACTATTTTGTAAGAAACCCGAGTGGCTCAAGACCTGGGGGAAGATTGAACTAAAGGATGCTTATAGAAAAACTAAAGAGGATATCAAGAATGAGAGAGCTTGGTTAGTTGATAGTGAAAGAACTAGACTTGGTAATGAATCTACCTCACGGTCTGCAAAGTATGTTCTATCCACAAGAGAGGATTATAAAGCGCCAATTGTAGCAGACTCTTTTCTTAATAGGACTTGGAGGTTGATAGACCATGGTCTATCTCTACCAGCCATTCTGCCAAGGATCCAATTTATAAGAGCTACTGCCACCAAATTTCTCTGGtgtatattcaaatttatgttaCTGGAGTTCAAGAAGATTGATCTCTCCTACTATAGCTTGTTTGAGGATACACTGATACAAGCCTGTGGACCGATTAATGCCGCTCGGTATCTTGAATCAAAGCTACGAGAATGGAgtgatgatttggtttttgtggaGATGTGGGCTGCGGAAAGCAGTGCCAAAGTTGATAGAAAACCTGAAGCTTCCTGCCAAGGCTGCTTTTTTGGGGAAGAACTGAAAGGCCTTGTTGAGTTGGAAACCAATTGGCTTATGGAAATTATAACAGTTTTTCTCCACCAATTCGACAATCTTTGCAGTGACAACTTCAATATCAATACGGTTTTATGGGAAGAGAACGTCATTACTGGTTCCAGCAATTTAACAGTGTCCCAGGGTGTTGCAGAAGCATTGGACAATTTAAGAAGGCATCTATGTGTTCTTCAGCTAAACATGAACCCGAAAGACTTCTTGGACTTGTGGAGGAATCTCGCGGAAGGGCTTGACCATTATGTTTCTCGTAAATTTTCATCAGGAGAACCTGTCTTACGGAGAAAAAGGCTTGATAGGTTTGAGGTCGACGCAGAGGCACTTCTCACAGTGCTTCAACCTTATTGTGTACGTCCTGGTGCATTTTTCCCTCGGGTGCGAGAGATTCTTAGGCTGTTGAGGATGCATGAGGAAGAGAAGGCACGATTGAGAGGAGCTCTAAGTCGAAATGGTGGAAACAGTTGTTTAAGGTTGTTTGGTATTTCTAACTTGTCTGCTCAACTTGTAGAACAATTTTGTAGATGTTACTAG
- the LOC104766624 gene encoding serine/threonine-protein phosphatase BSL2, with amino-acid sequence MDDDSSMVADNDQDREFQSLDGGQSPSPMERETSPPSPQMNDQSPSPQGGSVPALPPSSDPNPTSSQSAPVVGQEQLQAQVVGPRCAPTYSVVDALMDKKEDGPGPRCGHTLTAVPAVGDEGTPGYIGPRLVLFGGATALEGNSGGGGTGTPTSAGSAGIRLAGATADVHCYDVLSNKWTRLTPFGEPPTPRAAHVATAVGTMVVIQGGIGPAGLSAEDLHVLDLTQQRPRWHRVVVQGPGPGPRYGHVMALVGQRYLMAIGGNDGKRPLADVWALDTAAKPYEWRKLEPEGEGPPPCMYATASARSDGLLLLCGGRDANSVPLASAYGLAKHRDGRWEWAIAPGVSPSSRYQHAAVFVNARLHVSGGALGGGRMVEDSSSVAVLDTAAGVWCDTKSVVTTPRTGRYSADAAGGDASVELTRRCRHAAAAVGDLIFIYGGLRGGVLLDDLLVAEDLAAAETTYAASHAAAAAATNSPPGRLPGRYGFSDERNRELSESAADGAVVLGSPVAPPVNGDMHTDISSENALLPGTRRTNKGVEYLVEASAAEAEAISATLAAAKARQVNGEVELSDRDCGAEATPSGKPSFSLIKPDSMGSMSVSPAGIRLHHRAVVVAAETGGALGGMVRQLSIDQFENEGRRVSYGTPESATAARKLLDRQMSINSVPKKVIAHLLKPRGWKPPVRRQFFLDCNEIADLCDSAERIFASEPTVLQLKAPIKIFGDLHGQFGDLMRLFDEYGSPSTAGDISYIDYLFLGDYVDRGQHSLETISLLLALKVEYQHNVHLIRGNHEAADINALFGFRIECIERMGERDGIWVWHRINRLFNWLPLAASIEKKIICMHGGIGRSINHVEQIENIQRPITMEAGSIVLMDLLWSDPTENDSVEGLRPNARGPGLVTFGPDRVMEFCNNNDLQLIVRAHECVMDGFERFAQGHLITLFSATNYCGTANNAGAILVLGRDLVVVPKLIHPLPPALSSPETSPERHIEDTWMQELNANRPATPTRGRPQNANDRGGSLAWM; translated from the exons ATGGATGATGATTCGTCTATGGTGGCTGACAACGATCAAGATCGAGAGTTTCAGAGCCTTGATGGAGGCCAATCTCCTTCCCCTATGGAGAGAGAAACGTCTCCTCCTTCTCCGCAGATGAACGACCAATCACCATCTCCCCAAGGCGGATCGGTGCCAGCGCTTCCTCCGTCTTCGGATCCTAATCCGACTAGTTCTCAATCTGCTCCGGTTGTGGGACAAGAGCAGCTCCAGGCGCAAGTGGTTGGTCCTAGGTGTGCACCTACGTATTCGGTGGTTGATGCTTTGATGGATAAAAAAGAGGATGGTCCTGGTCCTAGGTGTGGTCACACGTTGACCGCTGTCCCTGCTGTTGGTGATGAAGGAACGCCTGGTTATATTGGTCCTcgtcttgttttgtttggtggTGCGACGGCTCTTGAGGGTAATTCTGGTGGTGGTGGCACCGGAACTCCTACTTCTGCTGGAAGTGCTGGCATTC GGCTAGCGGGTGCAACTGCCGATGTTCATTGTTATGATGTACTTTCTAATAAGTGGACTAG GCTTACACCCTTTGGAGAACCACCAACCCCGAGGGCCGCACATGTTGCAACTGCAGTCGGGACCATGGTAGTTATTCAG GGTGGAATTGGTCCTGCTGGTTTATCGGCTGAAGACCTTCATGTTCTTGATCTCACTCAACAACGGCCTCGATGGCACAG GGTTGTTGTTCAGGGTCCTGGACCAGGACCGCGTTATGGACATGTCATGGCACTTGTGGGACAAAGGTATCTCATGGCAATTGGTGGAAATGATG GAAAACGCCCACTCGCTGATGTATGGGCCTTGGATACTGCTGCCAAGCCTTATGAATGGCGTAAGCTGGAACCAGAAGGGGAAGGTCCACCTCCCTGCAT GTATGCAACTGCAAGCGCGCGTTCCGATGGTCTTCTTCTCCTATGTGGTGGAAGGGATGCAAACAGTGTG CCTCTGGCCAGTGCATATGGACTTGCGAAGCACAGAGATGGACGTTGGGAATGGGCCATAGCCCCTGGTGTCTCACCGTCTTCTAGATATCAGCATGCTGCA GTCTTTGTAAATGCAAGACTTCATGTGTCCGGTGGGGCACTTGGAGGTGGACGCATGGTTGAAGACTCATCCAGTGTTGCAG TATTGGATACTGCAGCAGGTGTTTGGTGTGATACGAAATCAGTTGTTACTACTCCTAGAACTGGCAGGTACAGTGCCGATGCAGCTGGTGGTGATGCTTCTGTTGAACTTACTAGGCGTTGTAGGCATGCTGCTGCTGCAGTTGGTGATTTGATATTTATCTACGGTGGTTTACGTGGAG GGGTGTTACTCGATGACTTATTGGTTGCTGAAGATCTTGCTGCTGCGGAAACAACATATGCTGCTTCTCATGCTGCTGCAGCTGCGGCAACAAATTCGCCACCAGGTCGATTACCTGGAAGGTATGGTTTTTCAGATGAAAGGAACAGGGAGTTATCGGAGTCAGCCGCCGATGGCGCTGTTGTGCTGGGAAGTCCTGTTGCACCCCCTGTAAATGGTGATATGCATACGGATATAAGCTCTGAAAATGCGTTACTTCCAGGAACTCG GAGAACAAATAAAGGTGTGGAGTATCTTGTTGAAGCATCGGCAGCGGAAGCTGAGGCGATCAGTGCAACGTTGGCTGCTGCCAAGGCACGACAAGTCAATGGTGAAGTTGAACTCTCAGATAGGGATTGTGGTGCAGAGGCTACACCTAGTGGGAAACCTTCATTTTCACTAATCAAGCCAGATTCTATGGGATCAATGAGTGTTAGTCCTGCAGGGATTCGTCTTCATCATAGAGCC GTGGTGGTTGCTGCAGAAACTGGTGGGGCCTTGGGTGGAATGGTCAGACAGCTATCCATTGATCAATTTGAAAATGAGGGACGGCGTGTCAGTTATGGGACACCGGAAAGTGCAACAGCAGCAAGGAAACTATTAGATCGACAAATGTCAATCAATAGTGTTCCAAAGAAG GTTATAGCTCATCTTCTGAAGCCCCGTGGGTGGAAGCCTCCTGTTCGACGCCAGTTCTTCCTAGATTGCAATGAAATAGCTGATCTTTGTGATAGTGCAGAACGTATCTTCGCAAGTGAACCAACTGTTTTACAGCTTAAAGCACCTATCAAAATATTTGGTGATCTGCATGGACAGTTTGGGGATCTTATGCGCCTTTTTGATGAATATGGTTCACCATCTACAGCTGGAGACATATC ATACATTGATTACCTCTTCCTAGGGGACTATGTTGATCGGGGTCAACATAGTCTAGAAACAATCTCCCTTCTGCTTGCATTAAAG GTTGAGTACCAGCATAACGTACACTTAATACGGGGAAACCATGAAGCTGCGGATATTAATGCGCTTTTTGGCTTCCGAATAGAGTGTATTGAGCGAATG GGTGAACGTGATGGAATCTGGGTGTGGCACAGAATAAATCGTTTATTCAATTGGCTACCTCTGGCTGCATCTATCGAAAAGAAAATTATCTGTATGCATGGGGGTATTGGTCGTTCAATAAATCATGTGGAACAGATAGAAAATATTCAACGTCCAATTACAATGGAAGCTGGCTCCATTGTGCTCATGGATTTATTATG GTCGGATCCGACTGAAAATGACAGTGTCGAAGGTTTAAGGCCGAATGCTAGGGGCCCTGGATTGGTGACTTTTGGG CCTGACCGTGTCATGGAGTTCTGCAACAACAATGATCTTCAGTTGATTGTACGTGCACATGAATGCGTGATGGATGGATTTGAGCGTTTTGCCCAGGGGCATTTGATAACACTCTTTTCCGCTACAAACTATTGTG GTACTGCGAATAATGCTGGGGCAATCTTGGTATTAGGGAGAGATCTTGTAGTGGTTCCTAAGCTCATTCATCCTTTACCTCCAGCACTTTCATCGCCTGAAACTTCACCAGAAAGACATATAGAAGACACATGGATGCAG gAGCTGAACGCAAATAGGCCAGCGACGCCAACCAGAGGACGACCACAAAATGCAAATGACCGAGGAGGTTCTCTGGCTTGGATGTGA
- the LOC104766592 gene encoding photosystem I subunit O-like — translation MAATFATPSTVIGLGGSSITTKPFSSSFLKPTLSAKNPLRLAGASGGRFTCFERNWLRRDLNVVGFGLIGWLAPSSIPAINGKSLTGLFFDSIGTELAHFPTPPALTSQFWLWLITWHLGLFLCLTFGQIGFKGRTDNYF, via the exons ATGGCAGCAACATTTGCAACCCCATCGACGGTGATAGGCCTTGGAGGATCATCCATCACCACCAAACCCTTCTCTTCAT CCTTTCTGAAACCAACATTGAGCGCCAAGAACCCTCTGAGACTTGCCGGTGCATCCGGAGGAAGATTCACTTG ctttgAGAGGAACTGGTTGAGGAGAGACTTGAACGTGGTGGGATTTGGGCTGATCGGATGGCTAGCTCCGTCGAGTATCCCGGCGATAAACGGGAAGAGCCTGACTGGTCTCTTCTTCGACAGCATCGGAACTGAGCTCGCTCACTTCCCAACTCCTCCTGCTCTCACTTCCCAGTTCTGGTTGTGGTTGATTACCTGGCACTTAGGCCTCTTCCTCTGCCTCACTTTCGGACAAATTGGATTCAAGGGCAGGACCGATAACTACTTCTAA